The following proteins come from a genomic window of Candidatus Zixiibacteriota bacterium:
- a CDS encoding histone H1-like repetitive region-containing protein codes for MPTQRKKVTKRTTKARKTAVRKAAPKKSSARKASPKRSTTRKTSTRKSTARKAVSRKTVSRKRMVKKASVKKATSRKPVRKAVSKKTTARKPATWKKSTRKAVAKKSTPKRSVKRASRKSTQTMMAMPTRKRRTRRASSRRTNWGTRK; via the coding sequence ATGCCGACCCAAAGAAAAAAGGTCACCAAGCGGACGACCAAGGCGCGTAAGACGGCCGTACGGAAAGCCGCGCCGAAGAAAAGTTCCGCACGGAAGGCTTCACCCAAGAGGAGTACCACAAGGAAAACCTCAACCAGGAAAAGTACTGCCCGCAAGGCTGTGTCTCGCAAAACCGTTTCCCGCAAAAGAATGGTGAAGAAGGCATCAGTCAAGAAGGCGACGTCGCGCAAGCCGGTCCGCAAGGCGGTTTCCAAGAAAACCACGGCTCGCAAGCCGGCGACCTGGAAGAAATCCACGCGCAAAGCAGTCGCCAAGAAGTCGACTCCCAAGCGTTCGGTTAAAAGGGCCTCAAGAAAATCCACGCAGACTATGATGGCCATGCCGACCAGGAAAAGACGCACTCGTCGTGCATCATCCCGACGGACCAACTGGGGTACCAGAAAATAG